The Ananas comosus cultivar F153 linkage group 6, ASM154086v1, whole genome shotgun sequence genome segment TTTGTCACGTATCTTATGACTCTACACGTAGTTCAATTAGCATTAATTCTAGAAGTTGACCGTTTATGTTAGCTTGTGGGGTCGATGGAAGAGGATCCTCAactaaatttaaacaaaaattaaacacGCATGTTACATGTGTGTACCTGATAGATTGAATCGAACCACATCAACTTTTAGGAAGTAATTAACTAGAGATAATGTTATATGGCCTACAGTAAAGAACcgttctttttaatttatccttacaaagtttaagttataaaatttattccttCAAAAATTTCGAGTTATGAACATATGCCCTTAGATTTATTGCCATTAGTGAGCCTGTAAAATGGATCGTTTTGCGATTACAAATTTGTCATGCCTTGAAAAACTCCAACCGGCATTGCTGCGGATTTCGAGGCACAAGCCACGAAGGCGAGACACGGCGTGAAGGGAGTGAAGAACGACGACACTCCTCTCACCTCATCCACCGACCCCGGCGACGAAAACGACAACGGCACTCTTCTCTACTCggattagaattatatatatgaagatATTAAGGACATTTTACCACTAAACTAAAATAGATTCGAACTGTATGAATATTTTTGCAATTTgaagaaatatttataatatttctaaTTGACTGTCCCTAGTATAAGGGGCAAAGGGATTGgtgattgatatccgagatttcaagttcgaattctagttgatttacattttcagctaaatatTTTTAGGTCGGGTTGGAGCTACCAAGCCTCCGTCCAGCACGACCCTTGGGCCCGgtcggcacgggccgtgctCTGGGCCGgcctcttaaaatttttattttttttatttttttaaaagtacaaattttaaaatataaataataaattattttttatgtaaattaatattttgattataaaataatatttttatttaaataatattttgacaaaatatttataaaataataaatatttaaaataatatattatatatatatatatatatatatatatagaattaggctggaaatactattaatagtaaaacactttttgctatcaagtttttaacccttggatgaaaaattggtAGGTTCAGGAtaatattagtcagttagagttgagtggttccccTAGATTGAGTGTCCCCACTCGGATTATGAGatttaattcaatggttagaaataatgaaaatagttgatccaaaggctaaaaattgtagcaacaatgagattttgcttactaatagtagccccagtccaactctatatatatatatagattatataaatatatataaaaaattgagaTAGTTTTTGGTCTAATGGACCAAATTTGTTTTTGGTCCATTTGACCAAAGATCTCCTTCCGAGATAGCTCCTGGGGCCTTCTCTCCTAGGAGCTGAGATCCCAACGCCCAAGGCCTGGCGTTCGGGCTGTGCTGGCCGCGGCTGGCACGTCCCAAGGTGTGTCGAGCCACGGGCTCTTCGCGGCTGGCACGACCGCCAATGTGGTTTTTCGACTCGGTTCCGGCCGCCGGGCGCAAGAAGAGAGGTCCCAGCACGGCCTAAAGTTGCCCTGGGTAGGGCCGGCACGGGTGTTACAACGCCCATGCCATGCAGCAGCCCGGCTCGATGCCATGCcgttagggatgcaaacggggcggatctgggggcgggagccccgccccgccttccgccccgactagcaaaatcccgctccgcctcccgccccgaatccatgatgggttaaaaaatacatcccataatccgccccaTCTCATAACCGCcctcccgccggcgccccgaatccgccccgccaactaatattttttataaaattataatattactaatattttataaattataaattaataatttttaataatattatatatataatttaataatatcaattataaaaatcaaacatatcaatcacaaaataaaattcaaaagtttcaaatatattagaaatgagagtactaacttatttgtaatttgaaccttttttgtaaatatattattttttaagaatatttttttaaaatataaataattttcgaggtggcggggcggattcggggtgAGTCAAAATTTCTCTCGTTTTCTgtcccgaatccgtctcggatcgtaaaatttatcccGTTTTCTATCCCGAAtctgtttattttctcccatttactaaCCCGTCGGGGCGGTAAgaggcgggagctccaccaatccggatccgtttgcatccctagtgcCGTGGGCCAGCCTGTTTTACATCTCTATCCGCACGTACGTAtcaattttaagaaattttatttggatGTCGAAATAAGTTATAACACACAAATATTACTGAAAGCAAGATTCAATCCTATGTCTTCGTACTTGCAAAGAGCGAAAATTGAAACATAGAGCGAAAATTGAAACATACGAAGATGCATAAACGCAATTGGTATAGAGAACTTAAATCCAGTGCCTTTTATAATTTCTCTTATAATTTATCCGAATTAATTTCTGTATTATCCGTTTCTGCTATTTTGGCAGTAATTGGTTTtcagaaaaaagtaaaaaattatttttgaaaaaaaaacttttaaaattttttaggttTCAACGAAaacaatttttcttaatttttttttcacatttcatatgaaaaattattatttttgttttttcatgaAAATCTCCTTTAATTTAAAGGAAAACTAGTTTTccctgaaatttttttaaaaaaatttaaaattttagtttttcctCGAAACTCAACGGATGGTAaatcagaaaagaaaattttttatagaaaaataattttttcatacttATTCTAAAAACCAAACACCGAGTTAGCATTTCAAAACAGTCATGTTTCCACTATAACTGCACATGATATATTAATCTCTCGACACGTTAAACGGACGGTTGAGATTGCTTGAGATCTTCAGCTTCAGGAGAAGAGATCAAAGAAACATCCCCACCCCCTGATCTTAGTTTCCTGTACTCAACACACTTGCTGTCGGTTCTCAGGCACAAATAAGCCACCAAAACTGCTATCCCGGCCAGAGTCCAGCTGAACTGCAGGTTTGCCAGCGCCGTCGCCCGCTGACTCGCTTCCTCCGTTCTGCATGCAACTGCACTCATGAAACTGCCACTGCCGCTGCCACTGCCCGTGTCGCTACCGCTTTCTGTGCTGTAACACCCTTTCGGAAGAAACCGCGGGAGCCACAGCGCAAAGCCCATGACGACGAACCAGCACCCCTGGAAAAGGACCGACGCCGACCTCACCGTCGCCGCCATGAAGCTGCTTGGGAGTCCCACGGTCGTGACGGTGGCGAGAAAGGAAAAGGCCACTACGAGCTGCAGGAGCCAGTGGTAGTGGCCCTCGAGCCCCGCGTGGTCCACGGAGTGGAAGCTGAGGAGAAAGAGCTCCTGCACATacgcgtgtgtatatatatatatagggataagAATTGAGCTTCtacacttttaaaagtacagagttattagtgctagtaACTTTTAGGCCCTTAAATTAAGAAATGCACGGTAAGGATAATATGTTTGAGTgtgattaaatagtataatttaataggTGTAAATGGTTAAAGGAATAGATCTAAGGGTAAAAAATTTAGCATCAAATGCTTTGCGTTTTTATAAACACCATAGCCAGATTCCAGGGATAAATCACTTATATGACTTTaaacttatatattatattatataatatatataatatatatattatgaaagatcaaaatatttttactaatttttaaaagaaaattcataaaattctatgttttttagggtttactaatgaggttgaattttagaaaaatattttgattattttagaatacatttaaaaattatgaataatagTAAGGAATAAATGAGCAAAATTAAGTCCTATATAAATATAGGCAAAAGTTCGGGATTTACTATAAAATCAATTAGAATAGAAACCTATATAAACTCTTTTTATACAATATGTATAAAGGTTACTAAAAGAACAATTGAAATCATGCATGATTATTCATATTTTCTTGTGACTTTTTTGCCAATATTCATAGACCAatgaataattcaaaaaaagcTCGTCGGAGCGAAATTTCatgaactatacatatatatatactagtagcTAGAAATtcattcttgtttttttttccgacAATAAATGCTGTTGCAATTGATAACTATTAGTTACAATAATAACTTTCTGCGACAAATAAGAATCTTTGCAAAGCGGTACTATGAATCTTATAATAATAGATGACTGAAAATGTTGATTTCGATTATGATAATAGTATAAACTGttggaataaattttttttgatgccattaaaataatgtaatcgaaaaaaattattgtaatgTATTTGCAGAgttcaaaaatacaaaaaaaaaaaaaaagaaaagaaaagaaaaaagaaaaaagaaattgttaCTATGCCTGCGCAAAAACGGAGGCGGCGAGAGTTCCGACGAGACTTCGGAGTGCGTCGGGGGAAGCAGAGAGGTCGACTGCTAGGGCGACCGAAGCGTAGACGGCGAGATGGAGAAACATGGTGGCGTGCTCGTAGTTGTCGGGCTTGAAAGATAGGCTCAGAAGAGGGTAGTCGAGGATttggacggcggcggcggcggcggagaaggagaggaggaggtaGAGTTCCGAGTGTTTCGGAATGGTTACTGGAGTAGTAGTACTAGTGAAAGGAAACCATGTTGATGAGGTGAAATTGGAGGGGCCTTTGAGTTTGTAAGTTTTGATGGTGTTAAGAGTGTGCCAGATGCCTATTATTGTGAAGGCTAGGCCCGGGATAATGTGGCCTAAGAATGTTCCCATGGCTTGGCTTGGCTTGGCTTGCTTTTGCTGCTACTGATGTGGGCTGAGCTTGTTTGGGTTATATAGAGAGAAAGTTACGAATATTTGATGTTTCTTTGTTGGGATCATTTTCTTCAATTTATTGTCTAATAAGATACTGAGATTTGTAGGAGCTTCTCAGTGGAGTCAATAGTAAGATAGTTAGATTTGTAGGAGCTTCTCAGTGGAGTCAATAGGAATGCAAACGGAGCGGATGGAGAGGCGGGAGGGGTTCTTACGCCATTTCTTATTGGGTTGGAACGGACTCTGGTCggattaaatataattttatttttgactatCATTTATAGCTTCATTCGGAACAGATCAGGACAGGAGTAAACTTTTGGCCAATCACGgcagataaaagaaaaaaagggatcTCCCGCCTCTGCTATATTTATTTAGTGGATCAGAccggattatatttttttatatttttattttaatttttactccaTTCGACTAATCGGGACAGGAACTCCAACAATCCATAGCCATTTACATCCCTAGGAGCCATACTCATGattacaaagatatatatatattttctcaacATATCTTGGTTTTATTGAAGAGCTTCTTAAGGAGACATGCTCGTGAttgcaaatgttttttttttttccacgcAAAGTAATTTTATTGAGGAGCTTCTTAATGGAGTCATGCTCAtgattacaatatatatatttttttatttgagaaaaactCATGTAGAAATTTGAAAcaactaaattttcaatatcaactattaaattattaactaaATGCGCTAGATACGATCGATTCATGATTAcaaatattaaatctaaattactataaccattattttttattatcttaaaattttaaagtagtGGATTATTTTATAACAAAGATGTTAGGTTTGTGGCCGCAAAAGAGAAGGTAAAAGCTAGCACTACAGATCTAGCTATCATTGAGATAAAAAGGCAACGGATATTATATGATGATGGATATTATATGATGATAAATCAAGACACAAAAGGGTCtcaagaaaaaattataatttggtaAATTCACCCAATAATATATTTCCATTTCAAGTAGAATCCTtgtatattttgtttaattaacaTGTATTTTTTAATGAGACCCTTTTGTGTCTTGATTTATCATCATATAATATCCATCATCATATAATATCATGATGGATATTATATGATGATAAATCAAGACACAAAAGGGTCtcaagaaaaaattataatttggtaAATTCACCCAATAATATATTTCCATTTCAAGTAGAATCCTtgtatattttgtttaattaacatgtattttttaatgagaaaacttcaaaaatccccctgttttcatactttttcactttaatactctgtggtttaaagtgtatcaagttagtaccatgtggtttcgcactttctcatttagtaccctgtggtttcaagtgtatcaagttagtactctgtggttttatttttgtatcaagttaatatcctgtatttttatttttgtatcaaattagtatcctatggttgtatttttctccaaataaaatattaaaccacagggtactaaagtgagaaagtacgaaaccacatggtactaacttgatacactttaaaccacagagtactaaagtgagaaaaagtgaaaccacaaggaggttttttaagttttcccttttttaattgatatacttttataatttataa includes the following:
- the LOC109711403 gene encoding transmembrane protein 45A-like, which encodes MGTFLGHIIPGLAFTIIGIWHTLNTIKTYKLKGPSNFTSSTWFPFTSTTTPVTIPKHSELYLLLSFSAAAAAVQILDYPLLSLSFKPDNYEHATMFLHLAVYASVALAVDLSASPDALRSLVGTLAASVFAQELFLLSFHSVDHAGLEGHYHWLLQLVVAFSFLATVTTVGLPSSFMAATVRSASVLFQGCWFVVMGFALWLPRFLPKGCYSTESGSDTGSGSGSGSFMSAVACRTEEASQRATALANLQFSWTLAGIAVLVAYLCLRTDSKCVEYRKLRSGGGDVSLISSPEAEDLKQSQPSV